The DNA segment GATGACTTGTGTTCATACATATGAGCCTTGTTAGCCATGTCCCTTGCAGATGACACGTTCTCGTCTTTGGTGCACAACATATCTTCCACTTAAATCTTCTTTcccaattcaaccatgttgatctcccCAGTGTCATGTCTCAGCTTTTTCTTATACTctgaccaagaagatggtaacttctcaatcacCGCAGATACCTGAAatgtctcatcaatgaccatacgttcagcaagaatttcgttaaTGATTTGTTGAAGTTCGAGGAACTGATCAACAACAtacttatcattcgtcatcttgaactccataaacttttctaccaatttttTTTGCTTCATGCAGTCTCAGCTTGGTATTTTGCTTCTAAcacagtccacaaatcataagcaatGAAATTATCTTTAgcgttgtaaaaatcatacatcgcatcttccaaaccattcatgatatgatttttagcCATAACATTAGACCTCGTACCTCCTCTTCAGTCAAATTTTCAGCATTGTACACTTCAAGTGTATCCTCGCATTTTGACACTAGCAGAACATTTGtattcaatgttgtgaccaatgCAAGTGTATCCTCttacttgtcttgggctgatgaatgttgctcgaatcatgttgtttttgatgaatcactgatgaaaaaatgggggtacaacaaccacatccaatatttcgcttagcaacctctttggactaactccaatatactttccatagaatgaactagacagtcagactcaatctagataacagTATATAAAAGATTTATaatatctctctttatcgattcaattcttaatcaagcaaatagaaacctgcgagtctaattgaatacaaaagaaaacacttgaacggtaccaaagaccaatgttcaagtatcaatcaatattaatcaacaaccaaaggttgtatttctaattgattgattctaacgtacaacctgtgatatttcaattataaagataaacaatataatgtggaaattgaaataacacagataccagaactttgttaacgaagaaaccgcaaatgcagaaaaaccccggtttgcaattgcattccttagtttacataaacatgagttcacaaacaatcgtctttagatataaccaactcaagttcgtggactgggttcgcggacttaagttcccggaaggagttctcaaactccagcaaattttctcgggtcgagaacttccgccagttcgcggactgggttcgcggctattgttccggttctcttgatcaacaaagttcgcaaatttcgtttcaaggaataaggacttatacatatatgtgtttccacaaaaatgcttatatccatcaatgattatataatctaaactctcgtttcaatcattgaaacattcttagagaacgttatatagttgttattcacaaactatttttcgtcaaaacaattttcaaagtgactgagacataacatgactttcgtcactaggtaaagatgaacttggttaaagcgaaagcttaccaacacatatttcgagaaatagataggcgagataaactcggctcgaaatagcaaatgtatataatcaaagtctatatatatagcaaaacgacttttgtctcaagataagagatagagtagatagacttttgagtgatagataagttcaagtctccacatacatttttgttgataaagttccaccggttccttaagtagttcttcgtcttgtatgatgaattgccatggagttcctgagctcaactacactttctatcctagtccaagacttagctatagtataccagaaatcaagacttatagttatgatcactaacattaacaaacatgcttgagatagcaatgcatgcgggttcaaccgagcaatgctctaacacatatctTACGTATTTTAGGTAGTTTTCTAGATGTCGGAAATATGTAGTTTATGTCTTATATTTTATGTATTCTAGTTAATTAGAGTATATTTAATTTATTAGGATATATTATCAAGAATAAAATAATATcttaattatatattttattcgcTCTATAAATAAAAGAGTAACGTCGTAATTGTAAATCGTAAATCATCCCAGTTTAATCAGTTCAGAGAACATTTCACCCTTCAAGATTTTGTCGGTGGAAGTAAGTCGAGTTGACTGAACCACATCAAATTTCTTATCTCATTTCATTTCTCTTGAATCGATAGTCCTTACTTTATAGACTATGGTATGTAATACGGAAGCATAACTTTTAAGCTATTAAGTTTGGCAATACCGCATTGGGATAGATGACTTGCACATGTTGGTTTAGTACGTTACAAGCTTGTACATGCTTCTTAGGCTTTCTTGTTTGACCCGAAAATAGCTCCATTGAAATGCGAATCTCATCCTATTGTTTTGCAgctaaaatatttataaatagaAACATTCTGATGATGAACATTTCACTCATACACAGCACATAAAACCTTTAATTCATGACTCCTCCAAttcttctccattttcttctACTATTCATTATCCTCCTTTGTTCTTCTGTCCAAATTCAGTCAAGAGTTCCAGCAAACGAAACTTTCCAAATCATAAACCAGCCAGATGATTATTCCGGTTTGATCGTCGAATATTGGGCGGATTACCGTCACATATATGAAAGTAGACTAAGAGCACAGGGTTCGGATTATATTTCTATAACACCACAGATAACGCATATATTCTTGCCATGGGTTCTGCTTGGACTTCCGACCAGGACATAATGTCTTGGGTTTGGGATGCTAACAGAAACAACCCTGTCGGGGATAATGCTACTCTCACATTCGGCGAAAATGGTAACTTAGTTCTGGCAGATATCGATGGTCGTATACCTTGGCAAACTAACACTGCTGACAAAGGGGTTACAGGCATATCCTTGAAGTCTAATGGGAATTTAGTACTTCATGATAAATATGGGAGATTTATCTGGCAGAGTTTTGATTATCCAACTGATACCCTCTTAGTAGGTCAGTCACTTAAGGTCAACGGTAAAACTAATAGACTTGTTAGCCGTACATCAAATCGAGATGCTCGTGATGGTCCTTACAGTATTGTGATTAACAATAAAGGATTCATTATGTATAAAAACAGTTCAGGTGCACTTCTTCAGTATGGAGGTTGGGAAGCAAAGGGTGCTTTAAGTGTCAAATTTGATTCAATTCAACAAGATCATCCCATTGCTGCTACTTATATTTTAACTTTTGGCTTCCCAAACCTGAAACAAGCAAACATCAAGTGTAGCAGTGTTCCTCCATCCCCACAACCGGGGACTGATCTCGAGCAAGCCCCAGCTCCGGCGCCAGAGGAGCCTCTTCCTCCGGTACTACCACTACAGCGAAGAGTTATACTTAAGAAAGTTTATTTTGGAGATTGGGTCCGTACAGATATTCCATACAACTTTCAACATTCATTTATAAGACTAGAATCAGATGGCAATCTGAAACTCTACACCTTATATTTGTATCCTGGTAATGACTTTTACTGGATTAAAGAGGCAGTCTTTGGTACTACTGTGAAAGAATGTGCATATTAGCATGTAATCTCATGTAGCGCCTGCCATACTAACGGTTCATTAGGTTGTACGATCAGAATATGAAGTACAACCAAGTAAGAGTTGCAAGATAGTGGCCTGCTTTCTTTTCTGCATGCAGCACAGGAGTTATATAACCTTGTTTTGTGATAATTTGTAGCTCCAGTGTAAAGACAGCTAATGGCTCATGCATGTATGGGTGTCGatataataaaaatttagttaaGACATAAAAATTTAGTCAACTGTTGGATGAAAATCTTGATTATAACAAGGGTTCTTGAGAGTTGAGATTGCAATAAGAATCTCCCAAATGATTTTGTTACGTCCAACTTTCATATTATAAAAAGAATGCACCACAAAATAAAAGTCAATTAAACACGGCTAAGAATATGAAAGCACCAGTTAGGTGGGTATGTCAAATCTTATCCTGATTAATAATGCATTTGAATTGCGTCCGAATCGATGATCTGCACATGAATTGCGTTGACCTTAGAATGGCAAGATTTTCTCCATTGAAATGTCAAAGCTTATCCTAATATTGTATTGCACCCATGAATCTATTATTATAAGTAGAACTAGAAACTCTCTGTCAAACCTATCCAAGTATCATGGCTTCTCCAATAGATCTACATTTCCTTCTTTTATCCATTCTCCTCTTCGGTTCTAGTGTCTTAGTTCAATCAAGAGTTCCTAAAAACGAAACTTTCCAATTCATAAACCAGGGTAAATTTGGAGGATTAAGTGTCGAATATTGGGCAGATTACCGTATCGTAGAAGCCgtttatgcatacccgttcggACTGTATTTCTACAATTCAAGTCCAAATGCATATATTCTCTCCATAGGTGCAAGTCCACCACACAAAATATGGATGATGCCTTTTGTCTGGGATGCTAATCGCAACGACCCAGTTCGCGAAAATTCCACTCTCACTTTTGGCCGTGACGGTAACTTAGTCCTTGCTGATGTCGATGGTCGTATCGTTTGGCAAACTAACACGGCGAACAAAGGTGTTACTGGTATTTCCATGCAACCTAATGGGAATTTAGTACTTCATGATAAATATGGGAGGTTTGTTTGGCAGAGTTTTCATCATCCAAGTGATACACTTTTAGCAGGTCAATCACTTACGCTGAAAGGTGGTGAGAAACTCGTTAGTCGCACAGCATATCCGGATGGTCGAGAGGGTCAACATAGTATTGTGGTCGACAAAAAAGGTTTGATTATATATTTGAACAATTCAGGCAATGTTCTTCAATATGCAGGTTGGGAAGCAAAAGGTCTTTCGAGTGTAACGTTCGATTCGGTTCATGAGGAAGAGCTTACTACCAGTTATTTCTTAACCCTTGGTTTTGCAAAGCAATACGCTCCCTCTAAAAGAATTCTACTCAAGAAAGTGAATTACAATTATTTGCATTCATTTCTTAGAATAGAGTTTGATGGAAACCTGAGACTTCATACAGCTAATACAGAACCTGATTACATGTCATGGGGTGTCGATTACGAGTACTTTGGAAATACAGTGGAAGAATGTGCATTGTATAGAAAATGTGGTTTGACTGGGTTTTGTGATAGGAGCATATGTGGTTCTTGCCCTCGTAAGGGTTCTTTAGGTTGTATGATCGATCTATGAACAATAAGTAAAACAATGTAGTTCATTTAATCCATCAATAAATTTTACTGTATTTGAAATGATGATATGAAAATGTTACGTGTACATCAACAAGTTCAGTTTTGTTTTAATCAGTTTGGATATGACACAATCACAATGCATGACAATTGACAGGAACTTCCAAAAGAATTTATCGTCAAATACGGGAAGGAACTATCTGACCATGCAATTATTAAAGTTCCCAATGGTGGTACAAATAATCCCGTTTTAATAATGGAACCACAACAGAGTTCTTTAGTTAGGATGTTTCGATCTCAAAATCCTCTACATAACTGTTTTTTCTAAGCAATTATTCAAACCTATTTTttttcaaatcttcttcttccaatcTAGATTTATTATGATTGGATCTGATTTATCAGATTTTCCGAGTAAATTTAGGTTTATAATTACATAGTAATTTTCCTTCTTTCAATAAAAATCACTTTCTGATTTaggttttagaatttctttttatGTTTCTGGAATTGTAAATACCTTCCCTAGGTAGCACTAGTCACCATAAGAAAAAACGCGTAAAAAAAatacgaaaaaaataaaaaaaaaacaatcaacacgaggacttccaaagaggtcacccatcttagtactactctcccCCAAGTTCTGATGGGTTATGATGCAttagtgatggtatgatcgattgctgatacTATTTCAccagttttactacttaacatgtCTCCAATGCAATAGCTCGATCAGCTTAACGACCGTTAGATCTCCGCGAAAATTCTGATCCGGGCATATGATAACTCCTTAGACACCTTGCGACGAGGAGATTGTGCTGGTGCAATTATTTTGAacaaataatattgttttaatgaAAAAACATTGTAATAATCAACTAAATGTCCCTTTTGTTCGAATTTTCGCTAAAATAAGACATGTGCTCCCCCATAAATaaagatttcattttttttcctcaaaaaatcaaaaaatccctACTCGCTTCCCTAAGTAGTAAATGGTCATTATaagaaaaaatagtaaaaaaattaccaaaataaaataaaaaaggcaatcaataCGGGGACTTTCCAGAGGTCACCTATcatagtactactctcgcccaagcacgcttaactgcagagttctgatgggttttgGTGCATTAGTGTTattttgatcgattgctgatACTATTTCAccagttttactacttaacatgtCTCTAATGCAATGACTTGATCAGGTTAAAGACCGTTAGATCTCCGCGACGATTCTGATCCGGGCATATGATAACTCGTTAGAAACCTTGTGACGAGGAGATTGTGCTGGTGCAATTATCTTGAACAaataatctcgttttaatagtttttgaATGAAAAATTATTATAATAATCAATTAAATGGCCTTTTTGTTCGAATTTTCGCTAAAATAGGGCATGTGCCGCCCCATAAATAAAGATTTcgtgtttttttttcctcaaaaaatCCCTACACAAatgacttcccaagagg comes from the Papaver somniferum cultivar HN1 unplaced genomic scaffold, ASM357369v1 unplaced-scaffold_81, whole genome shotgun sequence genome and includes:
- the LOC113345379 gene encoding EP1-like glycoprotein 2, with protein sequence MASPIDLHFLLLSILLFGSSVLVQSRVPKNETFQFINQGKFGGLSVEYWADYRIVEAVYAYPFGLYFYNSSPNAYILSIGASPPHKIWMMPFVWDANRNDPVRENSTLTFGRDGNLVLADVDGRIVWQTNTANKGVTGISMQPNGNLVLHDKYGRFVWQSFHHPSDTLLAGQSLTLKGGEKLVSRTAYPDGREGQHSIVVDKKGLIIYLNNSGNVLQYAGWEAKGLSSVTFDSVHEEELTTSYFLTLGFAKQYAPSKRILLKKVNYNYLHSFLRIEFDGNLRLHTANTEPDYMSWGVDYEYFGNTVEECALYRKCGLTGFCDRSICGSCPRKGSLGCMIDL
- the LOC113345271 gene encoding EP1-like glycoprotein 1, with product MIIPTKSTGFGLYFYNTTDNAYILAMGSAWTSDQDIMSWVWDANRNNPVGDNATLTFGENGNLVLADIDGRIPWQTNTADKGVTGISLKSNGNLVLHDKYGRFIWQSFDYPTDTLLVGQSLKVNGKTNRLVSRTSNRDARDGPYSIVINNKGFIMYKNSSGALLQYGGWEAKGALSVKFDSIQQDHPIAATYILTFGFPNLKQANIKCSSVPPSPQPGTDLEQAPAPAPEEPLPPVLPLQRRVILKKVYFGDWVRTDIPYNFQHSFIRLESDGNLKLYTLYLYPGNDFYWIKEAVFGTTVKECAY